One genomic segment of Helianthus annuus cultivar XRQ/B chromosome 14, HanXRQr2.0-SUNRISE, whole genome shotgun sequence includes these proteins:
- the LOC110904553 gene encoding homeobox-DDT domain protein RLT3 isoform X1 — MSNKQARGKHQIPQKKCNQNNMKLAANSNKRKQPQKLNSKLGLQIQDDLLPAQYILSKVFRKDGPPLGVEFDDLPSHAFRFCTVKAGSVISHRACQERQRALKRQKTSKPTNVEDQITPPDTASFKHGMGKGLMTVWRLTNQEGNSVKKHGIGKGLMTIRQLTNPDAVILPACVDNEDGTCSQFSPSTSRKPPTQGKKKSRRQQPATRRLVNKVQEKKSLTRTKKVRCEQVDTEKQTRRETCEIALVGAKNEEDQSQYAMLVDDEELELRELQETSSPLTCCAHCAANGLHGCSLCKDLLEKFPPNSVRMKQPLHMQPWDSSPQLVKKLFKIFHFVSTYAVIIGIQSFTLDELAQAFIDKDSVLLGKLNIALLKLLLTGVEKELDSGFVSHISKNWKYRGLLQSVEHEDSVLKLWKKSLNSLTWIEILRQVLVAAGFGSKRDTSLKEPPNKEAALMAKYGLSPGTLKGELFNILSLQGNNGMKISELATYSSIDGLKLAAATDEVEQLVSSMLSSDITLFEKISSSTYRLRINSVTKNSEDDESDLEDYGSVDDDPKDISDSPDINGQKNVTRNKDSKLLVISEIDESYPGEMWLLGLMEGEYSDLNVEEKLNALLALIDLLSAGSSIRMEEPASCSVSNVHHIGSGAKIKRSTAKQLENERNLLISSCESDTVHDMQPVDSSRIISVIQEKSNSEAEIEIINDLHPMQSIFLGSDRRYNRYWIFLGPCNTCDPGHKRVYFESSEDGHWEVIETEEDLANLISALDEMGRRECHLLSSFKKHGASLCEAMSRTHTDVTVGLPAVSGESERSVSRDDSSSAVSDVDNLLGLTYTQHDNLASTSAVSIVSIPIGNREQTKQKWCRLQQYDVWLWNSFCSALNSAKHGKKSFLDSLARCVSCHDLYWRDEKHCRICHTTFELDFDLEERYAIHAATCKDDSALDMFPKHKIFSSQLQSLKAAAYTLESSMPKGAMVGAWTKSAHNIWVKRLRRTSTLVQLLQVLSDFVGSINKEWVYESDAALGFDYDLDDIIASFASMPQTSSAVALWLVKLDFLIAPHLKKG, encoded by the exons ATGTCGAACAAGCAAGCTCGCGGTAAGCACCAAATTCCTCAGAAGAAATGCAATCAAAACAATATGAAGCTTGCCGCCAATTCGAATAAGAGAAAACAGCCGCAAAAGCTGAATTCGAAATTAGGTTTACAAATACAGGATGATTTGTTACCTGCTCAGTATATTTTGAGCAAAGTGTTCAGGAAAGACGGGCCTCCTCTCGGCGTGGAGTTTGATGATCTTCCTTCTCATGCTTTTCGATTCTGTACTGTTAAag CAGGTTCAGTAATATCTCATCGTGCTTGCCAAGAAAGACAAAGAGCACTTAAAAGGCAAAAG ACTTCCAAGCCTACCAATGTTGAAGACCAAATTACCCCTCCAGATACTGCTTCATTTAAACATGGTATGGGAAAAGGTTTGATGACAGTATGGCGACTTACAAACCAGGAGGGTAATTCAGTCAAGAAACATGGTATCGGAAAAGGTTTGATGACAATTCGACAGTTAACAAATCCTGATGCTGTAATTCTCCCAGCATGTGTTGACAATGAAGATGGAACTTGTTCTCAGTTTTCACCTTCTACTTCACGAAAACCACCTACTCAAGGAAAAAAGAAGTCTAGAAGACAACAACCCGCGACG AGGAGGTTGGTGAACAAAGTACAAGAGAAGAAATCATTAACTAGAACTAAAAAG GTGAGATGTGAACAAGTTGATACGGAAAAGCAAACACGGAGGGAAACATGTGAAATTGCTTTGGTTGGAGCGAAAAACGAAGAAGATCAAAGCCAATATGCAATGCTAGTGGATGATGAGGAGCTGGAACTAAGAGAACTGCAAGAAACATCAAGTCCGTTGACATGCTGTGCTCATTGTGCAGCCAATGGGTTGCATGGTTGTTCACTTTGCAAAG ATTTGCTGGAAAAGTTCCCTCCTAACTCAGTCAGAATGAAGCAACCCTTGCATATGCAGCCGTGGGATTCTTCACCACAACTTGTTAAAAAGCTTTTTAAG ATATTTCACTTTGTTAGCACGTATGCTGTAATAATCGGTATCCAGTCCTTTACACTTGATGAGCTTGCACAAGCTTTTATTGACAAG GATTCCGTTTTACTTGGAAAACTTAATATAGCCCTTTTGAAACTGCTTCTCACTGGTGTCGAGAAAGAACTGGATAGTGGATTTGTATCTCATATCAGCAAGAACTGGAAGTATCGTGGGTTGCTTCAATCA GTTGAACACGAAGACTCTGTCCTAAAACTGTGGAAGAAATCCTTGAATTCCCTAACATGGATAGAGATATTACGCCAGGTGTTGGTTGCAGCTGGATTCGGTTCAAAGCGCGACACATCACTTAAGGAACCTCCCAACAAG GAAGCTGCTTTGATGGCTAAATATGGTTTAAGCCCAGGTACTCTAAAGGGTGAATTGTTTAATATATTATCATTGCAAGGGAATAACGGCATGAAAATATCCGAACTGGCTACGTATTCATCG ATCGATGGATTGAAGCTTGCGGCTGCAACTGATGAAGTAGAACAATTAGTAAGCTCAATGCTGTCGAGTGATATTACTTTATTCGAGAAAATATCTTCTTCTACATACCGTCTCCGCATTAACTCCGTCACTAAGAATTCTGaggatgatgaatctgatcttgaaGATTACGGTAGTGTTGACGATGATCCCAAGGATATTAGCGATTCTCCTGATATAAATGGACAAAAGAACGTTACTAGAAACAAGGATAGTAAGTTACTCGTAATCTCCGAAATTGATGAGAGCTATCCTGGAGAAATGTGGTTATTGGGACTTATGGAAGGTGAATATTCCGATCTAAATGTTGAAGAGAAATTGAACGCCCTGTTGGCTTTGATTGATCTACTTAGTGCTGGTTCTAGTATAAGAATGGAG GAACCTGCATCATGCTCTGTTTCCAACGTTCATCATATTGGTTCTGGAGCAAAAATAAAGAGATCAACCGCAAAGCAACTTGAGAACGAGCGCAATCTGCTGATTAGTAGTTGTGAGTCGGATACAGTACACGATATGCAACCGGTTGATTCTTCACGAATCATCTCAGTGATCCAAGAGAAAAGTAATAGTGAAGCAGAAATAGAAATTATAAATGATTTACATCCCATGCAATCAATCTTTTTGGGATCAGATCGTAGGTATAATCGATACTGGATTTTCTTAGGCCCATGTAACACGTGCGATCCGGGCCACAAGAGGGTTTATTTCGAATCATCTGAAGATGGTCACTGGGAAGTGATTGAAACCGAAGAGGATTTAGCAAACTTAATTTCAGCTTTGGACGAAATGGGAAGAAGAGAGTGTCATCTTCTTTCATCGTTTAAAAAGCACGGAGCTTCTCTTTGTGAAGCTATGTCCCGTACGCATACTGATGTTACAGTTGGTTTACCGGCTGTTTCAGGTGAATCTGAAAGGAGTGTTTCCAGAGATGACAGCTCATCAGCCGTGTCTGATGTGGACAACCTACTGGGACTAACTTACACCCAACACGATAATCTGGCTTCTACCAGTGCTGTTTCTATTGTTTCTATTCCGATTGGAAATAGAGAGCAGACTAAACAGAAATGGTGTCGCCTTCAACAATATGATGTATGGTTATGGAACTCGTTTTGTTCCGCCCTAAATTCAGCTAAACATGGGAAAAAGTCGTTTCTTGATTCACTTGCTAGGTGTGTGAGCTGTCATGATTTATACTGGAGAGATGAGAAACATTGTAGGATTTGTCATACGACATTTGAGCTTGATTTTGATTTAGAAGAACGATATGCCATTCATGCTGCCACGTGTAAGGATGACTCAGCCCTCGATATGTTTCCAAAGCATAAAATTTTCTCATCACAGTTACAGTCACTTAAAGCTGCAGCATACACACTTGAG TCATCTATGCCTAAGGGTGCAATGGTGGGTGCTTGGACAAAATCGGCACATAACATATGGGTCAAGCGGTTAAGACGTACCTCCACTCTGGTGCAGTTGCTACAG gTTCTTTCTGATTTCGTTGGTTCTATCAATAAAGAATGGGTGTATGAAAGTGACGCAGCTCTTGGGTTTGATTATGATTTGGATGATATTATTGCAAGCTTTGCATCCATGCCCCAAACATCGTCTGCAGTAGCATTGTGGTTGGTTAAACTGGATTTTCTAATCGCTCCTCATTTAAAAAAAGGTTGA
- the LOC110904552 gene encoding receptor kinase-like protein Xa21: protein MGTKWFLFSPPFFFAVLLHVAAAQNTTTIATTTATAAGDRMALLAIKAMIEDDPQGILTSWNESNTDFCRWQGVTCSTRHPRVTLLDLQSGSLTGKLSPFIGNLSFLKGIRIQNNSFSGEIPREIGRLFRLQELRMYNNSFTGNIPTDITNCSNLEVLHLGYNNLVGRIPNGIGLLSKLNTLILHANVFEGGIPTFIANLTSLETLSLGECQLGGAFPDVFHGLVNLTRIALAGNNLVGTIPPSFYNLSSLEQVFLDNNRLTGRLPANLGSIMPRLVVLSLADNRLTGSLPSSVLSAPQLTVLDVARNNLSGKLIITPRNACSFDILSLSFNSFGTGEADEMKFIDDLSICKGLGVLDLGNNQLRGVVPESIGNLSTTLYFLSAASNYLSGGLPSSVGNLLGLTLLDLSNNQLTGTVPETISRLENLRRLDLTNNSFSGNVPGSLGNLSWMIDLDLSSNEFNGTIPSSLGNCKRLLRLNLDGNNLTGNIPSRLFELKSLSISLNLGNNQLSGSLPVEVGNLKGLTEIILANNRLSGVLPSSLGSCSSLQRLNISNNGFSGSLPASLGSLRALENLDVSHNNFTGEIPAYLEVIPLRNLNISFNGFDGEVPSKGVFANASAVSIVGNDRLCGGVPELQLPKCSSNKKKKKLSLAVILVISILSTLVLVALVLFFVCYRWKNEVEDDPPETVSGESLIQVTFETLHKATDGFSAKNLIGEGSFSSVYKGRLDMDGVNIVAVKVLNLRRRGGSKSFITECEALRNARHRNLTRVITCCSGIDYQGNEFKAIVYEFMPNGSLDRWLHNSQHEFEFPQLSLIQRVCIALDVAHALDYLHLHAGKTIVHCDLKPSNILLDEDMVAHVGDFGISKILQSEYHNRYNSSSAGVRGTIGYAAPEYGVGSKVSRSGDMYSYGILLLEMITCKKPTDAMFGTELSLHKYAKKAIDDDGALGIVDPVLLKDNEKIGVITNKEETTDGYLNHERCLHMLLEIGVSCSMESPQYRMDTASVIQELQLIKDAILGNSTQV, encoded by the exons ATGGGTACCAAATGGTTCCTTTTTTCGCCACCGTTTTTCTTCGCCGTTTTGCTGCATGTTGCCGCCGCACAAAACACCACCACCATCGCTACCACTACCGCCACGGCCGCCGGAGACCGTATGGCATTGCTCGCAATCAAAGCAATGATTGAAGATGACCCACAAGGTATCCTGACTTCATGGAATGAGTCCAACACTGATTTCTGCCGGTGGCAAGGGGTTACTTGCAGCACACGTCACCCTAGAGTCACCCTTCTGGACCTCCAGTCCGGTAGCTTGACTGGTAAGTTATCTCCTTTCATAGGAAACTTAAGTTTTCTTAAAGGTATTCGGATCCAAAACAACTCGTTTTCCGGTGAAATCCCTCGTGAAATCGGTAGGCTTTTTCGGCTGCAAGAACTACGTATGTATAACAACTCTTTCACTGGAAACATTCCAACTGATATAACTAACTGTTCCAATCTCGAAGTGCTTCATTTAGGATATAACAATCTAGTGGGAAGGATTCCGAATGGGATCGGTTTGTTGTCAAAGTTAAACACTCTCATCCTACACGCAAACGTTTTTGAAGGTGGGATCCCGACGTTCATCGCGAATCTTACGTCGCTTGAAACGCTTTCGCTTGGTGAGTGTCAACTCGGCGGAGCATTTCCCGACGTGTTCCACGGGCTTGTTAATCTTACAAGAATTGCATTGGCTGGAAACAACCTTGTTGGTACTATCCCACCTTCTTTTTATAACCTTTCGTCGTTAGAACAAGTGTTTCTAGATAATAATCGGCTCACGGGCAGGCTGCCAGCCAACTTAGGATCGATTATGCCTCGTCTAGTCGTGCTTTCGTTGGCTGATAATCGACTAACGGGCTCCCTTCCGTCGTCGGTTCTTAGTGCACCGCAACTAACTGTTTTAGATGTAGCTAGAAATAATCTATCTGGAAAACTAATAATCACTCCTAGGAATGCTTGTAGTTTTGATATCCTGTCACTAAGTTTCAATAGTTTTGGAACTGGTGAAGCGGATGAAATGAAGTTTATCGATGATTTGTCGATTTGCAAAGGGTTAGGAGTGTTAGATCTTGGTAATAATCAGTTGAGAGGTGTTGTACCGGAATCTATTGGAAATTTGTCAACTACACTTTATTTTCTTAGCGCTGCTTCGAATTATCTTTCGGGTGGCCTTCCTTCATCGGTTGGTAATCTTTTGGGTCTAACTCTACTAGACTTGTCTAATAATCAACTCACTGGCACAGTTCCGGAGACCATTAGCCGTCTTGAAAATCTAAGGCGGTTAGATCTAACGAATAATTCTTTCTCAGGGAACGTTCCTGGATCGTTAGGTAATCTGTCATGGATGATTGATCTGGATCTAAGTTCGAATGAATTTAACGGTACTATACCGTCAAGTTTAGGGAACTGTAAAAGGTTGTTAAGGTTAAACCTTGATGGAAATAACCTGACTGGAAATATACCTAGTCGGTTATTCGAACTCAAGTCGCTGTCCATAAGCCTGAACTTGGGTAACAACCAATTGTCCGGGTCACTTCCGGTAGAGGTTGGTAACCTTAAGGGCTTAACCGAAATTATTCTGGCTAACAATCGATTGTCCGGTGTGCTTCCAAGTAGCCTTGGTAGCTGCAGTAGTCTTCAGCGTCTTAACATAAGTAACAACGGGTTTTCTGGATCTCTTCCAGCATCGTTGGGGTCCCTGCGGGCCCTCGAAAATCTGGATGTCTCTCATAACAACTTTACTGGAGAAATCCCGGCTTATTTGGAAGTAATTCCTTTGAGGAATCTCAACATATCATTCAACGGTTTTGATGGAGAGGTGCCGAGTAAAGGAGTGTTTGCGAATGCAAGTGCAGTATCTATCGTCGGCAATGATCGGCTTTGTGGCGGTGTACCTGAACTTCAGTTACCTAAGTGTAGTTCtaataagaagaaaaagaaactgAGTCTTGCGGTTATATTAGTGATTTCTATACTTTCGACTCTGGTTTTGGTAGCACTGGTGTTGTTTTTCGTGTGCTATCGATGGAAAAACGAAGTAGAAGATGACCCACCAGAGACTGTTTCTGGGGAGTCGTTAATTCAGGTTACTTTTGAAACGCTCCACAAAGCAACCGATGGGTTTTCTGCCAAAAACCTCATTGGCGAAGGTAGTTTTTCATCTGTATACAAAGGGCGCCTCGATATGGATGGTGTGAACATCGTTGCTGTCAAAGTACTAAATCTCCGTCGTCGAGGAGGTTCCAAAAGCTTCATTACCGAGTGCGAGGCACTAAGAAATGCGCGACATAGAAACCTAACGAGAGTCATAACTTGTTGCAGTGGCATCGACTACCAAGGCAATGAATTCAAAGCCATCGTATACGAGTTCATGCCCAATGGAAGTTTAGACCGGTGGTTGCATAACTCTCAACATGAGTTTGAGTTCCCTCAACTCAGTCTGATTCAGAGAGTGTGTATCGCGTTAGATGTGGCTCACGCGCTTGATTATCTTCATCTTCATGCCGGAAAGACCATCGTTCACTGTGATTTGAAGCCTAGCAACATTCTCCTTGATGAAGATATGGTTGCACATGTTGGAGATTTCGGGATTTCTAAGATTCTTCAATCTGAGTACCATAATAGATATAATAGTAGCTCAGCTGGAGTTAGAGGAACGATCGGGTATGCAGCTCCAG AATATGGGGTTGGAAGCAAGGTGTCACGAAGCGGAGATATGTACAGTTATGGGATACTGTTGCTGGAGATGATAACTTGTAAGAAGCCCACCGACGCCATGTTTGGAACTGAGCTCAGCCTACACAAGTATGCTAAGAAAGCCATAGATGACGATGGCGCACTGGGGATCGTTGATCCAGTGCTTCTGAAAGACAATGAGAAGATTGGAGTGATAACCAACAAGGAAGAAACAACAGACGGTTACTTGAATCACGAAAGATGTTTGCATATGTTGCTTGAAATCGGAGTGTCATGTTCCATGGAATCGCCACAGTACAGAATGGACACTGCTAGTGTTATCCAAGAGCTCCAGTTGATAAAGGATGCTATTTTAGGGAACTCTACTCAAGTTTGA
- the LOC110904553 gene encoding homeobox-DDT domain protein RLT3 isoform X2: MSNKQARGKHQIPQKKCNQNNMKLAANSNKRKQPQKLNSKLGLQIQDDLLPAQYILSKVFRKDGPPLGVEFDDLPSHAFRFCTVKGSVISHRACQERQRALKRQKTSKPTNVEDQITPPDTASFKHGMGKGLMTVWRLTNQEGNSVKKHGIGKGLMTIRQLTNPDAVILPACVDNEDGTCSQFSPSTSRKPPTQGKKKSRRQQPATRRLVNKVQEKKSLTRTKKVRCEQVDTEKQTRRETCEIALVGAKNEEDQSQYAMLVDDEELELRELQETSSPLTCCAHCAANGLHGCSLCKDLLEKFPPNSVRMKQPLHMQPWDSSPQLVKKLFKIFHFVSTYAVIIGIQSFTLDELAQAFIDKDSVLLGKLNIALLKLLLTGVEKELDSGFVSHISKNWKYRGLLQSVEHEDSVLKLWKKSLNSLTWIEILRQVLVAAGFGSKRDTSLKEPPNKEAALMAKYGLSPGTLKGELFNILSLQGNNGMKISELATYSSIDGLKLAAATDEVEQLVSSMLSSDITLFEKISSSTYRLRINSVTKNSEDDESDLEDYGSVDDDPKDISDSPDINGQKNVTRNKDSKLLVISEIDESYPGEMWLLGLMEGEYSDLNVEEKLNALLALIDLLSAGSSIRMEEPASCSVSNVHHIGSGAKIKRSTAKQLENERNLLISSCESDTVHDMQPVDSSRIISVIQEKSNSEAEIEIINDLHPMQSIFLGSDRRYNRYWIFLGPCNTCDPGHKRVYFESSEDGHWEVIETEEDLANLISALDEMGRRECHLLSSFKKHGASLCEAMSRTHTDVTVGLPAVSGESERSVSRDDSSSAVSDVDNLLGLTYTQHDNLASTSAVSIVSIPIGNREQTKQKWCRLQQYDVWLWNSFCSALNSAKHGKKSFLDSLARCVSCHDLYWRDEKHCRICHTTFELDFDLEERYAIHAATCKDDSALDMFPKHKIFSSQLQSLKAAAYTLESSMPKGAMVGAWTKSAHNIWVKRLRRTSTLVQLLQVLSDFVGSINKEWVYESDAALGFDYDLDDIIASFASMPQTSSAVALWLVKLDFLIAPHLKKG, from the exons ATGTCGAACAAGCAAGCTCGCGGTAAGCACCAAATTCCTCAGAAGAAATGCAATCAAAACAATATGAAGCTTGCCGCCAATTCGAATAAGAGAAAACAGCCGCAAAAGCTGAATTCGAAATTAGGTTTACAAATACAGGATGATTTGTTACCTGCTCAGTATATTTTGAGCAAAGTGTTCAGGAAAGACGGGCCTCCTCTCGGCGTGGAGTTTGATGATCTTCCTTCTCATGCTTTTCGATTCTGTACTGTTAAag GTTCAGTAATATCTCATCGTGCTTGCCAAGAAAGACAAAGAGCACTTAAAAGGCAAAAG ACTTCCAAGCCTACCAATGTTGAAGACCAAATTACCCCTCCAGATACTGCTTCATTTAAACATGGTATGGGAAAAGGTTTGATGACAGTATGGCGACTTACAAACCAGGAGGGTAATTCAGTCAAGAAACATGGTATCGGAAAAGGTTTGATGACAATTCGACAGTTAACAAATCCTGATGCTGTAATTCTCCCAGCATGTGTTGACAATGAAGATGGAACTTGTTCTCAGTTTTCACCTTCTACTTCACGAAAACCACCTACTCAAGGAAAAAAGAAGTCTAGAAGACAACAACCCGCGACG AGGAGGTTGGTGAACAAAGTACAAGAGAAGAAATCATTAACTAGAACTAAAAAG GTGAGATGTGAACAAGTTGATACGGAAAAGCAAACACGGAGGGAAACATGTGAAATTGCTTTGGTTGGAGCGAAAAACGAAGAAGATCAAAGCCAATATGCAATGCTAGTGGATGATGAGGAGCTGGAACTAAGAGAACTGCAAGAAACATCAAGTCCGTTGACATGCTGTGCTCATTGTGCAGCCAATGGGTTGCATGGTTGTTCACTTTGCAAAG ATTTGCTGGAAAAGTTCCCTCCTAACTCAGTCAGAATGAAGCAACCCTTGCATATGCAGCCGTGGGATTCTTCACCACAACTTGTTAAAAAGCTTTTTAAG ATATTTCACTTTGTTAGCACGTATGCTGTAATAATCGGTATCCAGTCCTTTACACTTGATGAGCTTGCACAAGCTTTTATTGACAAG GATTCCGTTTTACTTGGAAAACTTAATATAGCCCTTTTGAAACTGCTTCTCACTGGTGTCGAGAAAGAACTGGATAGTGGATTTGTATCTCATATCAGCAAGAACTGGAAGTATCGTGGGTTGCTTCAATCA GTTGAACACGAAGACTCTGTCCTAAAACTGTGGAAGAAATCCTTGAATTCCCTAACATGGATAGAGATATTACGCCAGGTGTTGGTTGCAGCTGGATTCGGTTCAAAGCGCGACACATCACTTAAGGAACCTCCCAACAAG GAAGCTGCTTTGATGGCTAAATATGGTTTAAGCCCAGGTACTCTAAAGGGTGAATTGTTTAATATATTATCATTGCAAGGGAATAACGGCATGAAAATATCCGAACTGGCTACGTATTCATCG ATCGATGGATTGAAGCTTGCGGCTGCAACTGATGAAGTAGAACAATTAGTAAGCTCAATGCTGTCGAGTGATATTACTTTATTCGAGAAAATATCTTCTTCTACATACCGTCTCCGCATTAACTCCGTCACTAAGAATTCTGaggatgatgaatctgatcttgaaGATTACGGTAGTGTTGACGATGATCCCAAGGATATTAGCGATTCTCCTGATATAAATGGACAAAAGAACGTTACTAGAAACAAGGATAGTAAGTTACTCGTAATCTCCGAAATTGATGAGAGCTATCCTGGAGAAATGTGGTTATTGGGACTTATGGAAGGTGAATATTCCGATCTAAATGTTGAAGAGAAATTGAACGCCCTGTTGGCTTTGATTGATCTACTTAGTGCTGGTTCTAGTATAAGAATGGAG GAACCTGCATCATGCTCTGTTTCCAACGTTCATCATATTGGTTCTGGAGCAAAAATAAAGAGATCAACCGCAAAGCAACTTGAGAACGAGCGCAATCTGCTGATTAGTAGTTGTGAGTCGGATACAGTACACGATATGCAACCGGTTGATTCTTCACGAATCATCTCAGTGATCCAAGAGAAAAGTAATAGTGAAGCAGAAATAGAAATTATAAATGATTTACATCCCATGCAATCAATCTTTTTGGGATCAGATCGTAGGTATAATCGATACTGGATTTTCTTAGGCCCATGTAACACGTGCGATCCGGGCCACAAGAGGGTTTATTTCGAATCATCTGAAGATGGTCACTGGGAAGTGATTGAAACCGAAGAGGATTTAGCAAACTTAATTTCAGCTTTGGACGAAATGGGAAGAAGAGAGTGTCATCTTCTTTCATCGTTTAAAAAGCACGGAGCTTCTCTTTGTGAAGCTATGTCCCGTACGCATACTGATGTTACAGTTGGTTTACCGGCTGTTTCAGGTGAATCTGAAAGGAGTGTTTCCAGAGATGACAGCTCATCAGCCGTGTCTGATGTGGACAACCTACTGGGACTAACTTACACCCAACACGATAATCTGGCTTCTACCAGTGCTGTTTCTATTGTTTCTATTCCGATTGGAAATAGAGAGCAGACTAAACAGAAATGGTGTCGCCTTCAACAATATGATGTATGGTTATGGAACTCGTTTTGTTCCGCCCTAAATTCAGCTAAACATGGGAAAAAGTCGTTTCTTGATTCACTTGCTAGGTGTGTGAGCTGTCATGATTTATACTGGAGAGATGAGAAACATTGTAGGATTTGTCATACGACATTTGAGCTTGATTTTGATTTAGAAGAACGATATGCCATTCATGCTGCCACGTGTAAGGATGACTCAGCCCTCGATATGTTTCCAAAGCATAAAATTTTCTCATCACAGTTACAGTCACTTAAAGCTGCAGCATACACACTTGAG TCATCTATGCCTAAGGGTGCAATGGTGGGTGCTTGGACAAAATCGGCACATAACATATGGGTCAAGCGGTTAAGACGTACCTCCACTCTGGTGCAGTTGCTACAG gTTCTTTCTGATTTCGTTGGTTCTATCAATAAAGAATGGGTGTATGAAAGTGACGCAGCTCTTGGGTTTGATTATGATTTGGATGATATTATTGCAAGCTTTGCATCCATGCCCCAAACATCGTCTGCAGTAGCATTGTGGTTGGTTAAACTGGATTTTCTAATCGCTCCTCATTTAAAAAAAGGTTGA